The following coding sequences lie in one Capnocytophaga stomatis genomic window:
- a CDS encoding NTF2 fold immunity protein, translating into MSNLHPEAIAIGKSKEKGISLKYKPITDDDVQEICKCKSLVNVGLEGTNITDKALEYLATLPKLGLLWLGETKITGEGFIHFENHPKLDCIGIEKTKVNDNNLKIIAKIPKLTTLRIDGTKITFNGLLAVADNQKLKPVSHTKFTADQMEIFKQTQRNFAKKKTSVTLSKTEIESAKNHLLAFFKAMAEWEQFANLNFDKGLEDEITAKIKELYQKYATKKHHNNDRYHWTATKGGSYGEHQIVDIEIISKNRIYIHTNANIFQDRFLMIKQKDNSWQIDGCQRKRGNWEKQSL; encoded by the coding sequence ATGAGCAATTTACACCCAGAAGCCATCGCAATTGGCAAAAGCAAAGAAAAAGGTATTTCATTGAAATACAAACCAATAACAGATGACGATGTACAGGAAATTTGCAAATGCAAATCACTCGTAAATGTAGGCTTAGAAGGCACAAATATTACAGACAAAGCCCTTGAATATCTGGCAACATTGCCAAAACTTGGGCTGCTTTGGCTGGGTGAAACGAAAATCACAGGCGAGGGTTTCATTCATTTTGAAAATCACCCGAAACTTGATTGTATTGGTATTGAAAAAACCAAAGTTAACGATAACAACCTGAAAATCATTGCAAAAATTCCCAAACTTACTACCTTGAGAATTGACGGTACAAAGATAACTTTTAACGGACTTTTGGCAGTGGCGGACAATCAAAAACTCAAGCCCGTATCTCACACCAAATTTACTGCCGATCAAATGGAAATTTTCAAACAAACGCAAAGAAATTTTGCCAAAAAGAAAACTTCAGTAACGCTGAGCAAAACAGAAATAGAAAGTGCTAAAAATCATCTGTTAGCATTTTTCAAAGCAATGGCAGAATGGGAGCAATTCGCTAACCTTAATTTTGACAAAGGACTCGAAGACGAAATAACCGCTAAAATCAAAGAACTTTACCAAAAATACGCAACCAAAAAACACCACAATAATGACCGATATCATTGGACGGCAACGAAAGGAGGGTCTTACGGAGAACACCAAATCGTTGATATTGAAATCATTTCTAAAAATCGAATCTATATTCACACCAATGCCAATATTTTCCAAGACCGATTTTTGATGATAAAACAAAAGGATAACTCTTGGCAAATAGATGGTTGTCAGCGTAAACGTGGCAACTGGGAAAAACAAAGTTTATAA
- a CDS encoding SMI1/KNR4 family protein: protein MNSKLFENINQLISKSKGEMIRYGSDKYRFELKRLVSEEEIIRFEEQHNITFPNDYKEFLLSVGACTLFETKYGLGLNFLPPDEIFDWSRQVFEGTGVDLFPSFLIIGSADGHPMGFLTQKQENNFGIFYADIPPEYWEEDTDLMNFNDWLNDLMQELA from the coding sequence ATGAATTCAAAATTGTTCGAAAATATTAACCAATTAATTTCAAAAAGCAAGGGAGAAATGATTCGGTACGGGAGTGATAAATATCGTTTTGAATTAAAACGACTTGTTAGCGAAGAAGAAATAATTCGGTTTGAAGAGCAGCATAACATCACATTTCCAAATGATTATAAAGAATTTCTGCTTTCTGTGGGAGCGTGTACGCTTTTTGAAACAAAGTATGGCTTGGGGCTTAATTTTCTGCCACCCGATGAAATTTTTGATTGGTCAAGGCAAGTATTTGAAGGAACAGGAGTAGATTTATTTCCTTCATTCCTTATCATTGGTTCGGCAGACGGACATCCAATGGGATTTTTGACACAAAAACAAGAAAATAATTTTGGAATTTTTTATGCTGACATTCCACCTGAATATTGGGAAGAAGACACCGATTTAATGAACTTTAACGATTGGTTAAACGATTTGATGCAAGAGTTAGCATAA
- a CDS encoding SMI1/KNR4 family protein has product MSQKKLKIPKNYFELISKNQDNTHSAQKDQYGFELDTELNIFYETKEEILEESQELPEYFPPEEAEEYEDYEKVNNYDLGYITDFSKILTFGMDGAGCQFCMDFSQNENEPRIIFWDDRDLRWRVIADDIEKFFALFKDESYPYHNI; this is encoded by the coding sequence ATGAGTCAGAAAAAATTAAAAATTCCGAAAAATTATTTTGAGTTAATCTCTAAAAATCAAGATAATACGCATTCGGCACAAAAAGACCAATACGGTTTTGAACTGGACACCGAGTTGAATATTTTTTACGAAACCAAAGAAGAAATTCTTGAAGAAAGCCAAGAATTGCCCGAGTATTTTCCGCCAGAAGAAGCCGAAGAATATGAAGATTACGAAAAAGTAAACAACTACGATTTGGGCTACATTACGGATTTTTCCAAGATTTTGACTTTCGGGATGGATGGTGCTGGTTGTCAATTTTGTATGGATTTCAGTCAGAACGAAAACGAGCCGAGAATCATTTTTTGGGACGATAGAGACCTGCGTTGGCGAGTGATTGCTGATGATATTGAAAAATTTTTCGCTTTATTCAAAGATGAATCGTATCCGTATCATAACATATAG
- a CDS encoding SMI1/KNR4 family protein gives MKNNIYYIGEAHLVSEAEISNIENLVRYSLPEDYKEFISNYGYGNLNELLLFEIPDEDFIKNNFTEYLDLWEWDETLQQRALHSVMIAKTIDGDIILALNDENSPYLLLPRHSEYPKSFVGFWEIINWYKNEYHLKELYFDSYYQSDWRFFHIEGEFSDLKLEKIAILYKKFKKNYAIDVIFGEENYQPKCVLQNIGGWIYFNLDTGEIRMKFQKLFTSKANEIIGFLEQYAIMK, from the coding sequence ATGAAAAACAACATCTATTATATTGGAGAAGCACACTTAGTGAGTGAAGCTGAAATTTCTAACATAGAAAATTTGGTTAGATACTCTTTACCAGAAGATTACAAAGAATTCATATCGAATTACGGCTATGGAAATCTCAATGAATTACTGTTATTTGAAATACCTGATGAAGATTTTATAAAGAACAATTTTACGGAATATTTAGACCTTTGGGAATGGGACGAAACATTGCAACAGAGGGCTCTCCATAGTGTGATGATTGCCAAAACCATTGATGGTGATATAATTCTCGCTCTTAACGATGAAAATTCGCCTTACTTGCTTCTGCCTCGGCATTCCGAATATCCTAAATCATTTGTTGGCTTTTGGGAAATCATTAATTGGTACAAAAATGAATATCATCTCAAAGAACTCTATTTCGATTCGTATTATCAGAGCGATTGGCGATTTTTCCACATTGAAGGAGAATTTTCGGACTTAAAACTCGAAAAAATAGCCATTCTTTATAAAAAATTCAAAAAGAATTATGCAATCGATGTTATTTTTGGAGAAGAAAACTATCAACCCAAATGTGTTTTGCAAAATATTGGTGGCTGGATATATTTTAATTTGGATACAGGCGAAATCCGAATGAAATTTCAGAAACTTTTCACCTCAAAAGCAAACGAAATTATCGGATTTTTAGAGCAATATGCCATAATGAAATAA
- a CDS encoding SMI1/KNR4 family protein, with protein sequence MKIKFEKYGLSPEKLEYMKRFNLKLDKRTTRNLINAYQTAEISTEMICKLEEKINFNLPKDYFDFLLKQNGGIPSKSRIKSKVIDHFLSLKSDYKYNSIMDLLEEFASKGLPVATDPSGNYFLMRNDGKIYYFDHNSGEIDEKSGVLAENFTDLLENLK encoded by the coding sequence ATGAAAATAAAATTTGAAAAATACGGATTGAGTCCTGAAAAGTTGGAATATATGAAGCGTTTCAATCTGAAATTGGACAAAAGAACAACGCGAAACCTCATAAATGCCTATCAAACCGCAGAAATTTCTACCGAAATGATATGTAAATTAGAAGAAAAAATAAATTTTAATCTTCCAAAAGATTATTTTGATTTTCTTTTGAAGCAGAACGGCGGAATTCCTTCCAAATCACGAATAAAAAGCAAAGTTATTGACCATTTTTTATCTCTAAAATCGGATTATAAATATAATTCCATTATGGATTTGTTGGAGGAGTTTGCTTCAAAAGGCTTACCTGTAGCAACAGACCCTTCAGGAAACTACTTTTTGATGAGAAATGACGGAAAAATATATTATTTCGACCATAATTCCGGTGAAATTGATGAAAAATCAGGTGTTTTAGCTGAAAATTTCACGGATTTATTAGAAAATTTAAAATAA
- a CDS encoding leucine-rich repeat domain-containing protein — translation MIDKGFTKHNSKGFIEHQLTQADIEEMQKHKRLKSICISHLKAENLDFLLLLPNLEYVEFRGCTINDYSALRKIPKLKNLCFNTVRKDNNNFNFLSEGFENLEWLEFAYCPKFEVFPDLSTCKNLQMLEIRRCKNLNDFRNIKTIPNLIGINFLVYTKHQPSDLEFIAQIPHLKIISCWFNTQKQKKEFDDLCKKHGKSEEYILINDKNSPKFMERKDYIPK, via the coding sequence ATGATAGATAAAGGTTTTACAAAGCACAATTCAAAAGGTTTTATCGAACATCAACTGACGCAAGCAGATATTGAGGAAATGCAAAAGCACAAACGATTAAAATCTATCTGTATCAGTCATTTAAAAGCTGAAAATTTAGATTTTTTGTTGCTTCTGCCTAATCTGGAATATGTAGAATTTCGTGGTTGTACCATCAATGATTATTCAGCTTTACGAAAAATTCCAAAACTTAAAAATCTGTGCTTCAATACTGTAAGAAAAGATAATAATAATTTTAATTTCCTTAGTGAAGGATTTGAGAATTTAGAATGGCTTGAATTTGCATACTGCCCTAAATTTGAAGTTTTCCCCGATTTATCGACTTGTAAAAACTTACAAATGTTAGAAATTCGCAGGTGCAAAAACTTAAACGATTTTCGTAACATCAAAACTATTCCTAACTTAATAGGAATCAATTTTTTAGTGTACACAAAACACCAACCATCGGATTTGGAGTTTATTGCACAAATACCTCATTTAAAAATAATTTCGTGTTGGTTTAACACTCAGAAACAAAAGAAAGAATTTGATGATTTGTGCAAAAAACACGGAAAATCAGAAGAATATATTTTGATAAATGATAAAAATTCGCCAAAATTTATGGAACGAAAAGATTACATTCCTAAGTAA
- a CDS encoding SUKH-3 domain-containing protein: MFSKSLQNLLSEIGINIDRKIPKEIFSKREKYIIELYQNTGYEFVPREVVLFFCYFNGLEISHRGHSTEFNLEHLMKYFPKSQTQYAEKLLEKQIFPIGTTKSGWYDLFSDENGAVYAFHIEGDELILYGENPFVALQNILQNTPLERKQV, from the coding sequence ATGTTTTCAAAATCGCTACAAAATTTATTATCCGAAATCGGAATCAACATAGACCGAAAAATTCCAAAAGAAATCTTTTCCAAGCGAGAAAAGTATATTATTGAGCTTTACCAAAATACTGGATATGAGTTTGTTCCCAGAGAGGTTGTGTTGTTTTTCTGTTATTTCAATGGTTTAGAAATTTCACACAGAGGGCACTCCACCGAATTTAATTTGGAGCATTTGATGAAATATTTTCCGAAGAGCCAAACGCAATACGCAGAAAAGCTACTTGAAAAACAAATTTTTCCGATAGGAACGACGAAATCAGGTTGGTACGATTTATTTTCCGATGAAAACGGAGCTGTTTATGCTTTTCATATTGAAGGAGATGAGCTTATTCTGTACGGTGAAAATCCGTTTGTGGCACTCCAAAATATTTTACAAAATACACCTTTGGAAAGAAAACAAGTTTAA
- a CDS encoding NTF2 fold immunity protein: MNDTEQIKQQFIAFMQKMNAWEVVANNETEQDDEIFSNPDWQEKQTQIVREIYEAHLTQKERKYGMLSAGISVRFPPEYDPKQEEITSVEVKGKSATMTTKRIYAGLKKERIYKLKKVDDVWKIDTAKELDNYDGKWYSVIF, translated from the coding sequence ATGAACGATACAGAACAAATTAAACAGCAATTTATCGCTTTTATGCAAAAAATGAATGCGTGGGAGGTAGTTGCCAATAATGAAACGGAACAAGATGATGAAATTTTTAGCAATCCTGATTGGCAAGAAAAACAAACACAAATCGTGCGAGAGATTTATGAGGCTCATCTCACCCAAAAAGAACGCAAATACGGAATGCTCAGTGCTGGAATTTCGGTAAGATTTCCACCCGAATACGATCCCAAACAAGAAGAAATCACCTCAGTGGAAGTAAAAGGCAAGTCCGCTACAATGACTACTAAAAGAATCTATGCTGGGCTAAAAAAAGAGCGTATTTACAAACTCAAAAAAGTAGATGATGTATGGAAAATAGATACCGCCAAAGAATTGGATAATTATGACGGCAAGTGGTACAGCGTGATTTTTTAA